One window of Chionomys nivalis chromosome 18, mChiNiv1.1, whole genome shotgun sequence genomic DNA carries:
- the S100a14 gene encoding protein S100-A14 yields MGQCRSANAEDAQEFSDVERAIETLIKNFHQYSVEGGKETLTPTELRDLVTQQLPHLMPSNCGLEEKIANLGNCNDSKLEFGSFWELIGEAAKSVKMESPVARS; encoded by the exons GATGCCCAAGAATTCAGTGATGTAGAGAGGGCCATCGAGACTCTCATCAAGAACTTCCATCAGTACTCGGTGGAGGGCGGAAAGGAGACGCTGACCCCTACTGAACTCCGAGACCTGGTTACCCAGCAGCTGCCTCACCTCATGCCG AGCAACTGTGGACTGGAAGAGAAAATTGCAAACCTGGGCAACTGTAATGACTCGAAACTGGAGTTTGGAAGCTTCTGGGAGCTGATTGGAGAAGCAGCCAAGAGTGTGAAGATGGAGAGCCCTGTTGCTCGGAGCTGA